In Pyrenophora tritici-repentis strain M4 chromosome 6, whole genome shotgun sequence, the DNA window CAACCCATTTCTTGTCCCGTGGCCCGCGAATTTATTTCATGATGACGAGTTCAAGCTAACGGTTTGACTGTATAGTGCAGGGGCTGTGGTGGAGCCTTCGACATGTGTCCTGAGAAGTCCCGCTACATCTAGTCAGCTTCACTTTCCAACCTTTTGCAGGATATTTCACCGTTCGGGACAACGGGTTGAGGTATTTGTGTCAAAAGGCAAGATGACGTGGGCGACCGGTCGTATGATGATGTGGAAATTGGAACTGCGGTATTTGATATCTTGTCCTGAGGCAGACTAGTCCTCGGTCGGTCCTAAGGCATTTATCATTTCGATGACCGGGGTCTTTTCTTCTTCAATTTGATATACCGATTTGCATTTACTTGCATACATAGGTCATGGGATCTGGTTTAGTGAGACAATGGACTCCACAGTAGAATTCGGTCTTTTTGTAGTTGACTACAATTTGCCTTTTACAGTTGCCCACTCGCCCTTGTCAACCCTAGCACACATGTCCTTGAGTGTTGTAGCTGCCCACTCAAAGTCCTTCATCTCGAGATACGCTTGCGCGCTTAGTCTGGTCCACCACTTGCCTCCATACCATTGAATCATGATAAATGTACCATATTCGTCGCTGCTGAGCTTCTTCATCCAGTCGCGCACCAAGATGCCAGCATCATCCTTGTTGATACCGCTCTGCGCTGCGACGTCGTGAACACGCGAGATGGAGATGGGAAGCCGGACGTTGGACATGCAGCATTGGCCCAGGGTGCCAGTACTGTTTTCTAAAACCTCTGTACCGAGAACTTGAGCGACGTGTTTTCCCGCTTTGCGAGCGACATCATGGCAGTATGACATGATTGCCTTTTCGCCGCCGAGGGACTCGCGCCATTTCAATGCTGCAGGGACGCATAGGTAGGGGCTGTTGTCAATCGTACCCACGAATTCGAAGTTGGCAATGAAAGGCGTTTTTTCCACGCTGAAAGCGGTTGGCATGGTGACTGCGGATTGTTCGGAGGCGTTATCCTCGACACCTGGCTGGGCTTGGGCCTGCGACGACGAAATCTTCGGTGGGAATGGCGATTCGAATGTTGAGCTTGCGGGGGTAAACCCCCATGATGTGGGCAGAGTGCTGCGGATGAGATGTTGGTTCCGATGAGCGACATGGAAAACCGCACAGCCACGCGGAACATATAGCCACCTAGATTCAGGTCAGCACCTCCTCGGGAGTGGCTATGATGAGCAGAGATGTAAGGCGTCGTACTTGTGACAGTTACTAACGAAGAAATCTGGATCCAAAGACCCGAGATCAATCTCAACATGGCCAACACCATGCGCCCCATCAATGCAACTCATGACCCCCAGCTCCTTACACTTCTGCGTCAAGCGTTCAAACGGTACCCTCACGCCGGGCATACTAACCACGGTATCAAAGACCGCGATTTTGACTCGTCCGCCCTTGCTCTCCACCTCCTTCACCTTTCTCTCAAACTCTTCGACTAACCAGTCATCTTCCACGGGGTACGTGTACTCGATGCACACGCTCTCCGCGGGAGACTTTTCAGTAACATACGAGACCGTCTTACCACAGGCACCATAGATGGTGGTAAAAGTGAGAATGTGGTCTCCAGGGACGAAAGTGAGGTTACGGAGTACGGTATTTATACCCGTGGTAGCGTTGGGGACGAATACAATGGTTGAAGCAGGTGTTTTGAGAAGCTGTCATATTGTTAGTGATGTTTTTGCAGTACGTGAATATGACATGGGGTTTAGTATGGAGTAGCGAGACTCATAGGAGAATGTAAATACGCACCTTTGCTATCGCCTCTCGAGCTTCATCAAGATAACCTGAGTACTTGTAGATGATGAAGGTATCGGGTTGTGCTTCGCATTCGTCCTGGAATGCGCGCATGGTATCACGGATGACACGAGGATAGGTTCCAAATGAGCCTTTCTGCTATCAACGTCTGTACATGGAGACGATATCGGATGAAAGCAAGGGCGTAGGTATTGTCGTAGGAGTCATACATACCATGGTTCAAATTCAAATGTCCCTTGCCAAACAAGAACTCCTTATCTCTCAACTCCTTCCCAAACTTGACACCATCCTTTGTCGTAGCCTGCACCACCGCACTCGCGTCAGAAGTAGTACCTTTCAAATCTGACGTCATGATTGTGGAATTGAAAACGAGGCTATACGAAACATTGAATGATGGTTGCGGCTTCCACCATTTATACACAACAATACAAATTCGTGACTCAAAGCATCAGTGACTCAGTGCCATGTTCGCAAGATGTTTTCGGTAAACAGCTACACATTTGGCTGGTAGGGCGTGGAGGCGTCGGCATTACATGTGGTCCAATCGGAGAAGGTGGGGAAGTGGGTTGAGATAGGAATAGTTTTGTGGGGCAAGCTGAAGCTAAATACCCTTTTTGGGCTTTACAATACAGTAGCTATGCGTCACCCAACATACATGGGATGGGAATGGCACCATCTGTGCTGAGTTTCCACGTTATGCATTGCGTTGAATCTACAAACGCGCAGGAAATATCGTTCCTTCCAACGAAGCATTTTCCACAGGTTTGGTAGCCGCTACCTTTGCAGCCGCAGTACCTGCCCTTCGTCCAAACACCGCGCCTGAAGTTAACCCACTACCTCCAGGATAGTTACCGTAGAACAATCCACCTAACATTTCGCCAGCGCAAAAGAGACCCAAGATCTCCTTCTCACTCGAGGTAATAACAGCCGTCGTCTCAGGATTAACAGCCAGCCCACCAAACGTAAACGTGATACCACAGCACACCTTCACAGCCATAAAAGGGCCCTGATCAAGCGGTAATGCCCAATTTGATTTTGCCAATGCCAATTTCTTCAGCCGAGACTGCGTGGATAGGCCATCTTTTACTGCAGGATCCCATTTCCTCTCTGGATTTTCTTTTTGAGACGCATACACGGCGTCGTTATACTCTTTTATCATCTCGACAAAGGCTACTGGGGCATCCAGTCCCGCGCTCCATGCGAGCTCCTGCGCCAACTCCTCAATCGTAGCACCCCAAATCTTATGTACACGCTCATCACGATACTCTTCATCGCGCAACCACGGAATCGCGCGCTGATCGTAGACCTGAAAAGCTACTCCGTCCGGTTGCTCATGGATAGCGCGTCCGAACTTTGCATACGTATAGTTGCGCATATCAAAACCTTCATCGACGAACCGCACGCCATGTTTGTTAATCATTAGACCAAGCGGGTAACCAGATTTTGTAAACTCGTTTGAAACTGTACGGTCCCCGCTGTTTGCAGGGGCGTTGGCGTCCCAGCAGGTGGAATGGCAGCCAGACCAGTTGCCAGCTTGTTTGGCGTTGACGTCGCGAATGGCGAATTCGAGCACTTCGCCTGTGTTGAATGGGGTGCCGCGGACTCGTGCAATGTCCCAGTTTGGACCTAGGTACTGGGAACGCATGCGTGGGTTTGCTTCAAAGCCTCCTGCTGCTAGGATTACGGCGTTGGTGTTTATGAGTGTGTCTACGCTCTTGTACTCTAACAGGACTCCTGTGACGGCGCCGGATGGGGAGGTGATGATGCGCTTGGCGGGTGTGGAGTAATACACTTCGATGCCGTGTCGTTGAGCTGAAGCTTGGTGATCTGCAATGAGTCCCTTTCCGCCATCCTCAGTCATGAGCGACATGCCGCCCCAGAACTTGAAGCGGCCATTAACCTTGTACGCCTGACGATTGAAAGATAGCTGAAACCTGATACTGTTCTTTGCAAGCCATTTCACTGTATCGTTGGAGTCGTCGATCAATGCCTGGTTCAATGCTGGATCTGACCGCCCTAGACACACACGATCCATATCCTTTCGAAAATCCTCCTTGGTATACGGCGCCATGTCGATGAGTTTTGATGTCTCAGGATCTACATTGTTGACAATAGGTAGTAGATCTTGCATGCCATTATGAACTGTTCGGAAAGCACCAGCTGTGAAATAACTGTTTCCGCCAGCCCATTCTTTTGGTGCTTTTTCAACGAGTACCACCCGATGTGCTCCAGCCTCTACAGCTGCAATGGCAGCGCAGAATCCTGCGTTACCGCCACCAATGACAAGTACATCGACGTTTGGGGGAGAGGTGAGCGATGCCATGTCGCGGGGATACGAAACTGAACGATGATGACAGAGGCTGATAGTTCATACGATGCTGTGGCGGAAGAAAAGTTTTCATGAAGAGCGAAGCTTGCAGATCCCAGTTGAGCCTACTATAAGTTGACGGGTGACTTTTGGGTATCCCCGCAACGGAGACTTATACCCGCGGCAGCTGGCCCGCGGGAGCAGGGAGCAGGGGATGTTGCCGACGGAGCTAGTGCAGGCTAGCTATCATGTAGTAGTCCGTCGCTATATCTGAAATTCGGATATAAGTAATGTCGAGACTAAAGTCGCACTGTAATGTAGAGGGGCCTTCTACTCGTGTTTTCCCAAGTTCGATGTACATATAAAGCTAGAGTTCCTGTTGACATTAGCGCGATTTATATCACGCGGCAAGGCACCAGTACATAGCTCCCAACATTCAGTTTTGTATTAGGAGCTATCTTCAGTCTACCAAACTTTCGTTGGGTGACTTCTCGTCTTGCTGGACCGACCTCTTTCAAGCGTCCTATCCGACCTGTACTAGGTCTGCATACGTAGAGCATTCCCATGACTCTCTAGATAAAGATTCTGATGTACGCAGATGTTCGAGCCAGTGGCAACTCATGTGGGCGAGTGAGAATACAACAAGGAATAGGTTCATTCTCATCTTCTCGCTGATCAATGGTCCAGCAAGTTGATGAGGAAGAACCGGGTATCAATAAACAATCAACGCCATGCAGTAGCTCTACCCTATTTATCTTTTTCTCGTTCGTTTTGGCGCCGCTTTAGGTTTTGCACGATTCGCTCGTCGAGTGATAGGCGCGCTGTCTTGTTCAGACTCGACACTAGATtcctcgtcatcatcatGCTCATCCTCTTCCTCGGCAGACTCAGACACGGTGCTCTGAGCTTTTGTGTTCTTTGCAGTATTAGCTCCAGCCTTGGTACCTTTTCCGGTCTTGGCTGTTCGAGCTCCTTTGGCACCCTTTGCATTCCTAGGGGTGGGTGTGGCTTCGGCTACGCTCTCTGCTTTTTGACTGCGCACGCTATCAGGCAGGTCGTTGAGCAGGCCGATGCCTGGAGCGTAAAGGTCTTTGTATTCATCGACTGGAACCATGGCCGGTGAAGAGGCAGCGGCTGAGGATTCGCGGTGGAAGCGTCTCAGCCACATCATCTCACCGAACTCGTCTTCAGGGAGCTCAAATTCGGGCATGAGAGCGGCATCCTCGGGGTTTAGAGGGTCGGGTTCTTCGGCAAAGGCGAATTCGTTCTCGCGCGTATCGAGGGCGTCTAGATCATACAACTGCCACAATTTCTTCCATATACCGGGAATACGTGTGTGAGGTGCATCATCGCTCGCGAAACCATGTGAGCGCATGTCGGTATGAATACTGATGATGCGAAAGTGCTTGTGCATGCCTGGACATGAACATGTTAATTAGTCATGCATGAGTTGCTGACGTAACAGCATACCTGTTGGCTTCCACTTCATCATGCTCTTCATAAGCTGCGTTTCCTGCTCGTCGGCCCAGGGATCATTGAGCAGGTCATCGTGCAGCTGTGCAAGGCCAGAATCTTGCGGTGTCTTGGGCTGCGTGTCGCGTAACGGTGTTGAAGCTGCGGAAGCTGCACTTGCCTTTGCCTTCTTGCGGGGCGGCATAGCTGGGGGCGAGTGAATTGATAGTGGTGAATGGGAGTGGAAGAAGTGGGCAAGTCGCGCAACCAGGTACCGACGGGGACTGGTGACGGAAGTTGCAGGGGTTCGCGTAAGGCTGAAGGGTTTGGGCGCGTCATACCCCACACCCTCACCCACGCATCTCTACTTGCACCGCAATGGAGGCAGATGACTCGATATACAATGTCAATGTATTCAGTACAGATGACCTATGGCGACAGCCTACTTCTTTTGAAGATGCCGACACGCGCGAGTCTTTCCTGTTTGCCCCGCTGGAGCTAGATAGTGAGCCGTCGCGTCTTCAACAAACATGTGAACGCGTCAATTGACCAACCCCGCAGTCTCATCAATCAAGTTCGACCACCCCTATGCCCCAAAACACACTCTCGAACGCGAACTGCGACTTCCCGACTTAGATACATTTGAGTTTGGGCCCCTACCCGACCTTGAGAGTCTTGATGGGTCCACCATTTCCATCGACACTCTTCCGCTAGAGCCCGAGGAAGACGTCTGGGAGACAGCTCGTAAACAAGGGCCTGCAAACAAACATGTCTTGTTTTACACATGGCAATCTTTCGAAAAGGGTGAACATTTAGACAGCCCCACGCCATTCTTGACTGAGCGGGGTCCCGAAGTCTTCGATGCGACACTGGTACGCCATGAGGAATCCGATAATGACAAGCCCCGTGCTGGCCGAATACTCAAAGGACACGTGCTCTTGCAATCACTCTGGAATCTCGGTTTGGCTCGCTCTTCTATACTCTTTCGTTTCAATCCCAAGCTGAAGACATTTGAGTCCGCGGTACCGGATGGACGAGCATCGGGTCTGACTCTACTCGCCGCCCAGAGCTTGACCATGTACTTTATACACATCGGCAGCACTTTTCTGTATCTACGCTCCTTTGCAGAGCGAACCTTTTCCTCGGCTACAGCTATTGCTGCCAAGGTTGCATTGGCTACTTCGGTGTCAAGCGTCTTGTCCAGCTTGGAAGACACACTGGGGAAACAGTCTGCAGAGATACGCTCTCTTTTGCAGTTACAGCATCAGTTTGCACGGCCCCGTGAGATCCTGATGCATGTTGCTCGTATGGTGGATGCTGCCAAACATGCCAAAACCAATGAGCAACTCTCTTCCATTCTGCATCATCGTCTCCTAGAGCTGGAAGAAGGAGATGAGCATCTCCGTCAATTATCATGCCAAGTGCTTTGTCAGGTTGCCAGGCCCAGCCTAGAGTTGCTTGGTGAGTGGATGGGAATACGAAAAGAAGACGAATCTGCGCCTATCTGGCAAAGGAATAGTTTCGTGGCGGTCGAAGACCCTACGGTCGACCCTCCCTCATTCGAATATTCCTATAAGTCCGAAATGATGCCTAGATTTATCTCTCCGGAAGATGGAAATACGATATTTGAGACTGGCAACAGTCTTCGTTTCTTGAAGACGCAACATCCACAGCATCCATTGGCTCGTCTGGATGGATTGGCTGTTCAGCCTCCAGATATGGAGTGGGGCTTTGCATGGCAGGACATTGAGACATTGTCTTCCAAAGCAAAAGCTTACGAGGAAAGGTTGAGGCGGGCACTGCTGGCCTACAGTGCACGTACAACCGACGTTGCTGATGCTCTCCCTATGCCATCTGTACCAGAGCCTGTGTCAGAGCTTCCAGTTGAAACTCAGCATCTTGATCGTTACTTTGAGGATTCCATTGAGAGCATGAATGCGCCACCCAAGTGGGCCGCACAAACTTTACCAGATGAGCTTCAGCTTCTGGTGGGAAGCATACTAAACACCACAGAAGAGAAAAATGCCCCTTTCAACACATTCTCTCCGCCCATGTCACTGGCATCCACTCTCTCATTTCGTCCACTCATCACTGCACAGGCGAAGCTAGTCAATGCAGCTACCGTCCGTCTATTCTTCCGCTCGCATCAATTACGGCTCCATCTTTCGCTTCAACGGCAATACCACCTTCTCGGCGACGGCGTATTCTCCTCGCTATTAGCAACCGCTCTGTTTGACCCCAATCGGGAGAGCGCCGAACGCCACAAAGGAAGGATGCGTAGCGGAGTACAAATGGGTCTTCAGCTAGGCTCCCGAAAATCATGGCCACCAGCAAGCTCAGAGCTTCGACTCGCCCTCCGAGGCGTCCTCAGCGAAAGCTACTATTCCTCGGCCCTCTACCAGACCACGTTAACAGCCGGCGTCGCCAAACCACCAAGTACTCCCCTTCTAAACAGCAGAGACAACGACGAACTCCCCGGTCAACTCAACTTCGCCATCCGCAACCTCACTGAAGCCGAACAAGAAAAAGTAATGGACCCAGACGCCCTCCATGCCCTAGACTTCCTCCGCCTCCAATACGTTGCCCCCACACCCCTGAACCTCGTCATCA includes these proteins:
- a CDS encoding SdhA, Succinate dehydrogenase-fumarate reductase, flavoprotein subunit, whose protein sequence is MASLTSPPNVDVLVIGGGNAGFCAAIAAVEAGAHRVVLVEKAPKEWAGGNSYFTAGAFRTVHNGMQDLLPIVNNVDPETSKLIDMAPYTKEDFRKDMDRVCLGRSDPALNQALIDDSNDTVKWLAKNSIRFQLSFNRQAYKVNGRFKFWGGMSLMTEDGGKGLIADHQASAQRHGIEVYYSTPAKRIITSPSGAVTGVLLEYKSVDTLINTNAVILAAGGFEANPRMRSQYLGPNWDIARVRGTPFNTGEVLEFAIRDVNAKQAGNWSGCHSTCWDANAPANSGDRTVSNEFTKSGYPLGLMINKHGVRFVDEGFDMRNYTYAKFGRAIHEQPDGVAFQVYDQRAIPWLRDEEYRDERVHKIWGATIEELAQELAWSAGLDAPVAFVEMIKEYNDAVYASQKENPERKWDPAVKDGLSTQSRLKKLALAKSNWALPLDQGPFMAVKVCCGITFTFGGLAVNPETTAVITSSEKEILGLFCAGEMLGGLFYGNYPGGSGLTSGAVFGRRAGTAAAKVAATKPVENASLEGTIFPARL
- a CDS encoding CsdB, Selenocysteine lyase, with amino-acid sequence MTSDLKGTTSDASAVVQATTKDGVKFGKELRDKEFLFGKGHLNLNHGSFGTYPRVIRDTMRAFQDECEAQPDTFIIYKYSGYLDEAREAIAKLLKTPASTIVFVPNATTGINTVLRNLTFVPGDHILTFTTIYGACGKTVSYVTEKSPAESVCIEYTYPVEDDWLVEEFERKVKEVESKGGRVKIAVFDTVVSMPGVRVPFERLTQKCKELGVMSCIDGAHGVGHVEIDLGSLDPDFFVSNCHKWLYVPRGCAVFHVAHRNQHLIRSTLPTSWGFTPASSTFESPFPPKISSSQAQAQPGVEDNASEQSAVTMPTAFSVEKTPFIANFEFVGTIDNSPYLCVPAALKWRESLGGEKAIMSYCHDVARKAGKHVAQVLGTEVLENSTGTLGQCCMSNVRLPISISRVHDVAAQSGINKDDAGILVRDWMKKLSSDEYGTFIMIQWYGGKWWTRLSAQAYLEMKDFEWAATTLKDMCARVDKGEWATVKGKL